The following proteins are co-located in the Callithrix jacchus isolate 240 chromosome 10, calJac240_pri, whole genome shotgun sequence genome:
- the LOC118145682 gene encoding uncharacterized protein LOC118145682 gives MSLAAHRFTGDRGSELPDCWTLQQVSDSPPPDLGGSQFKEGAPCLMGRPPQMAASLSSPRGLLGASPSVLHMVPPGKSGADPVPPSRLEGLRAGRCVRAPGARTLRRDTTQQPQQAARGQPKTPSGAGRGRAGSGGSKSRQPAQEAQGRARDGAGRRGPDRAGVARGLAGHRTRREPAPAALDRGPRLQTKEPAGGGSRGGGGSGGDGARGRGVAVSRYRPQRPLTPAPAPLTAPFPCYSALTPRPPISRAPRPRAPPRPRWVCSRPMGGARGRGREGAGRRGGGQSPRCC, from the exons ATGTCTCTGGCTGCTCACAGGTTCACTGGAGACAGGGGCTCAGAGCTCCCAGACTGCTGGACCCTCCAACAGGTGTCTGACAGTCCCCCTCCCGACCTGGGTGGCTCCCAGTTTAAGGAGGGGGCTCCCTGCCTCATG GGTAGGCCTCCGCAGATGGCGGCTTCTCTCTCCAGCCCCAGGGGGCTGCTGGGCGCCTCTCCAAGTGTCCTACACATGGTCCCTCCGGGAAAGAGTGGAGCTGACCCCGTCCCCCCTTCCCGACTCGAGGGCCTTCGGGCCGGCAGGTGTGTGAGGGCTCCAGGTGCGCGGACCCTTCGAAGGGACACAACCCAGCAGCCGCAGCAGGCCGCGCGGGGGCAGCCGAAGACCCCGTCCGGCGCAGGCCGGGGCCGAGCTGGCAGCGGCGGGTCCAAGTCCCGTCAGCCGGCGCAGGAGGCCCAGGGGCGAGCACGGGACGGGGCTGGGCGCCGGGGTCCGGACCGGGCCGGGGTCGCGCGGGGCCTGGCCGGACACCGGACCCGCCGGGAGCCGGCCCCTGCCGCGCTGGACCGAGGCCCCCGCCTGCAGACAAAGGAGCCGGCGGGGGGCGGgagccgggggggggggggcagcgGGGGGGATGGGGCGAGGGGGCGGGGCGTCGCGGTGTCACGTTACCGCCCGCAGCGCCCTTTAactcccgcccccgccccgctcACCGCCCCCTTCCCCTGCTACAGCGCGCTCACCCCGCGGCCGCCAATCAGCCGCGCGCCCCGGCCGCGCGCCCCGCCTCGCCCTCGGTGGGTGTGCTCGCGGCCAATGGGCGGCGCGCGGGGGCGGGGCCGCGAAGGGgcggggcggcggggcgggggccAATCGCCGCGGTGTTGTTGA
- the CDKN1C gene encoding cyclin-dependent kinase inhibitor 1C isoform X2 produces the protein MSDASLRSTSVMERLVARGTFPVLVRTSACRSLFGPVDHEELSRELQARLAELNAEDQNRWDYDFQQDMPLRGPGRLQWTEVDSESVPAFYRETVQVGRCRLLLAPRPVAVAVAVSPPLEPDAESLDGLEEAPEQLPNVPVPAPASTPPPAPVLAPAPVAVPDVAPVVAPGLIPAQIPAPVPAPVVAPGLIAGPVAAPVVAPVLAPVVAPAPVLAPVLAPAPAPVAAPAPAPAPVPAPVPVPGPALAPAPAPGPAPDAAPQESAEQGANQGQRGQEPLADQLHSGISGRPAAGTAAASANGAAIKKLSGPLISDFFAKRKRSAPEKASGEVPPPCPAPSGAPGVGSVEQTPRKRLR, from the exons ATGTCCGACGCGTCCCTCCGCAGCACATCCGTGATGGAGCGTCTTGTCGCCCGTGGGACCTTCCCAGTACTTGTGCGCACCAGCGCCTGCCGCAGCCTCTTCGGCCCGGTGGACCACGAGGAGCTGAGCCGCGAGCTGCAGGCCCGCCTGGCCGAGCTGAACGCCGAGGACCAGAATCGCTGGGACTACGACTTCCAGCAGGACATGCCGCTGCGGGGCCCCGGACGCCTGCAGTGGACCGAAGTGGACAGCGAGTCGGTGCCCGCGTTCTACCGCGAGACGGTGCAGGTGGGGCGCTGCCGCCTGCTGCTGGCGCCGCGGCCCGTCGCGGTCGCGGTGGCTGTCAGCCCGCCCCTCGAGCCGGACGCTGAGTCCCTCGACGGCCTCGAGGAGGCGCCGGAGCAGCTGCCTAATGTCCCGGTCCCGGCCCCGGCGTccaccccgcccccagccccagTCCTGGCTCCGGCCCCGGTCGCGGTTCCGGACGTGGCTCCGGTCGTGGCTCCGGGTCTGATCCCGGCTCAGATCCCGGCTCCGGTCCCGGCTCCAGTCGTGGCTCCGGGTCTGATCGCAGGTCCGGTCGCGGCCCCGGTCGTGGCCCCGGTCTTGGCCCCGGTCGTGGCCCCGGCTCCGGTTCTGGCTCCGGTTCTGGCTCCGGCCCCGGCTCCGGTCGCGgccccagccccggccccggccccggtcCCAGCTCCGGTCCCGGTTCCGGGCCCGGCCTTGGCTCCGGCCCCCGCCCCGGGCCCGGCCCCGGACGCGGCTCCTCAAGAGAGTGCCGAGCAGGGCGCGAACCAGGGGCAGCGCGGCCAGGAGCCTCTCGCTGACCAGCTGCACTCGGGGATTTCGGGACGTCCAGCGGCCGGCACCGCTGCTGCCAGCGCCAACGGCGCGGCGATCAAGAAGCTGTCCGGGCCTCTGATCTCCG ATTTCTTCGCCAAGCGCAAGAGATCTGCGCCTGAGAAGGCGTCGGGAGAGGTCCCCCCGCCGTGTCCCGCTCCCAGCGGCGCCCCCGGCGTGGGCTCGGTGGAGCAGACCCCGCGcaagaggctgcggtga
- the CDKN1C gene encoding cyclin-dependent kinase inhibitor 1C isoform X1 yields the protein MERLVARGTFPVLVRTSACRSLFGPVDHEELSRELQARLAELNAEDQNRWDYDFQQDMPLRGPGRLQWTEVDSESVPAFYRETVQVGRCRLLLAPRPVAVAVAVSPPLEPDAESLDGLEEAPEQLPNVPVPAPASTPPPAPVLAPAPVAVPDVAPVVAPGLIPAQIPAPVPAPVVAPGLIAGPVAAPVVAPVLAPVVAPAPVLAPVLAPAPAPVAAPAPAPAPVPAPVPVPGPALAPAPAPGPAPDAAPQESAEQGANQGQRGQEPLADQLHSGISGRPAAGTAAASANGAAIKKLSGPLISDFFAKRKRSAPEKASGEVPPPCPAPSGAPGVGSVEQTPRKRLR from the exons ATGGAGCGTCTTGTCGCCCGTGGGACCTTCCCAGTACTTGTGCGCACCAGCGCCTGCCGCAGCCTCTTCGGCCCGGTGGACCACGAGGAGCTGAGCCGCGAGCTGCAGGCCCGCCTGGCCGAGCTGAACGCCGAGGACCAGAATCGCTGGGACTACGACTTCCAGCAGGACATGCCGCTGCGGGGCCCCGGACGCCTGCAGTGGACCGAAGTGGACAGCGAGTCGGTGCCCGCGTTCTACCGCGAGACGGTGCAGGTGGGGCGCTGCCGCCTGCTGCTGGCGCCGCGGCCCGTCGCGGTCGCGGTGGCTGTCAGCCCGCCCCTCGAGCCGGACGCTGAGTCCCTCGACGGCCTCGAGGAGGCGCCGGAGCAGCTGCCTAATGTCCCGGTCCCGGCCCCGGCGTccaccccgcccccagccccagTCCTGGCTCCGGCCCCGGTCGCGGTTCCGGACGTGGCTCCGGTCGTGGCTCCGGGTCTGATCCCGGCTCAGATCCCGGCTCCGGTCCCGGCTCCAGTCGTGGCTCCGGGTCTGATCGCAGGTCCGGTCGCGGCCCCGGTCGTGGCCCCGGTCTTGGCCCCGGTCGTGGCCCCGGCTCCGGTTCTGGCTCCGGTTCTGGCTCCGGCCCCGGCTCCGGTCGCGgccccagccccggccccggccccggtcCCAGCTCCGGTCCCGGTTCCGGGCCCGGCCTTGGCTCCGGCCCCCGCCCCGGGCCCGGCCCCGGACGCGGCTCCTCAAGAGAGTGCCGAGCAGGGCGCGAACCAGGGGCAGCGCGGCCAGGAGCCTCTCGCTGACCAGCTGCACTCGGGGATTTCGGGACGTCCAGCGGCCGGCACCGCTGCTGCCAGCGCCAACGGCGCGGCGATCAAGAAGCTGTCCGGGCCTCTGATCTCCG ATTTCTTCGCCAAGCGCAAGAGATCTGCGCCTGAGAAGGCGTCGGGAGAGGTCCCCCCGCCGTGTCCCGCTCCCAGCGGCGCCCCCGGCGTGGGCTCGGTGGAGCAGACCCCGCGcaagaggctgcggtga